In Equus quagga isolate Etosha38 chromosome 14, UCLA_HA_Equagga_1.0, whole genome shotgun sequence, the genomic stretch tgggtttttttttgggaATTGAAAAGTTTAAGAGTGTCTTTtagggagcaaaagaaaaaggagatttaaATTTGCAACACTTACCATTGGAGCCCAAAATATCCACTAAGTTCTGAGGCCAGTGACCCATCATGGACTAGAGGCTACTGAGCCAAGGAGCCTTCCCAGGGCTCCCTTTACATCCTTGTTCCTCAAActgtagatgaaggggttcagcatgggggtgaCCACGGTGTACATCACTGAGGCAATTGAGCTTCTCTGGGAAGAATGGGTCACAGCAGAACTTAAGTAGACCCCCAGGCCTGTCCCATAGAACAAGGTAACTGCAGAGAGGTGAGACCCACAGgtggaaaatgctttatattttcctCCTGCAGAGGACATTCTCATTAAAGAGAAGACAATCTGAGAGTAAGAAAAGATGATCCCAGTGAGAGGAAACACACCCAGCAGGGCAGTGGCCACATACAAGAAGATGTTATTGATGAGGGTGTCAGAACAGGCCACCCTGAGAACCTGAACCAGTTCACAGAAGAAATTTGGAATTTCAGTGCCTATGCAGAAGGTTAGCTGCATCATCAGTAGGATATCAATCAAGGAGACAGATAAAATGATGAACCAAGACATCAGGACCAGGAGGCCACAAAGGCGTGGGTTCATGATGACCATGTAATGCAGGGGATGGCAGATGGCCACAAACCGGTCATATGCCATCACACTCAGAAGGCAATTATCCATTCCAGCAAAAATTGTAGAAAAACACACCTGAGCGAGGCATCCTATGTAGGAAATGTCTGTGCTCTGTGCCTGAATGTTCACTAGCATCTTCGGGATGGTGGTAGAAATGAAGCAGATGTCTACAAAGGAcaggttggagaggaagaagtacatagGGGTGTGGAGGCGGGAGTCAGAGCTGACGGCCAGGATGATGAGCAGGTTCCCAAGCACAGTGACCAAGTACATGGACAGGGACACTCCAAAGAGCAGGGACTGCAGTTCAGGATCCTCTGAGAGACCCAGGAGGAGGAATTCTGAGACTTCTGTGTGGTTTCCTGCTTCCATGTAGCTGGTATGCCTaccaaggaaggaggaaaaagcagtGTTCCATGAACATTCAACTGATACCTCAGCAAATCTGCACCTCTTGATTCTACCTTTAGGTGGACAAACTTCACCTTTTGTTGAGTCTTTCCAAGGACAGTGATTCACTCATTCAAGTGATAGCCCATTTCCATCTCAAATATGTGTACCATTCagactttctttaattttacagAAATCTCTCTTCTTTGATCTCCTACTCATTGGTTCTAATTCTTCTATTTGAATCTTTGGACTTAAaccaatttcttctttgatatgactctttcaaaataattaaagacagttaagatattttctttgataaTCCCCATACTTCTTCCATTCTAATAACCCTATGATAGTGATTAAGACATGGGTTTTCAGCCCAAACAACCTCAATTCTGTGACCTGATGCTTCC encodes the following:
- the LOC124252486 gene encoding olfactory receptor 7D4-like; amino-acid sequence: MEAGNHTEVSEFLLLGLSEDPELQSLLFGVSLSMYLVTVLGNLLIILAVSSDSRLHTPMYFFLSNLSFVDICFISTTIPKMLVNIQAQSTDISYIGCLAQVCFSTIFAGMDNCLLSVMAYDRFVAICHPLHYMVIMNPRLCGLLVLMSWFIILSVSLIDILLMMQLTFCIGTEIPNFFCELVQVLRVACSDTLINNIFLYVATALLGVFPLTGIIFSYSQIVFSLMRMSSAGGKYKAFSTCGSHLSAVTLFYGTGLGVYLSSAVTHSSQRSSIASVMYTVVTPMLNPFIYSLRNKDVKGALGRLLGSVASSP